A window of the Tachyglossus aculeatus isolate mTacAcu1 chromosome 2, mTacAcu1.pri, whole genome shotgun sequence genome harbors these coding sequences:
- the LOC119919793 gene encoding olfactory receptor 52N2-like: MLYPNSSSFTPTPFTLNGIPGLEALHAWLSLPFCSMYVIAMVGNCGLMYLICREEALHQPMYFFLSVLSSTDLVLCSCTVPRMLFLFWFNLREIDFSTCLIQMFFVHTFTVMESEVLMLMALDRYVAICYPLRYSTILTNPVIVKAGLVTFLRGAVLVIPFTFLTKRLPFCQSHVIPHTYCDHMSVAKISCGNIKINTIYGLTVAILIGGFDIFCISASYTAILRAVMSLSSAEAQYKAFSTCTAHISAIVVSYVPAFFTIFTHRFGGHTIPHHVHIIIANVYLLLPPTVNPIIYGVKTKQIREVVVRLLGGKRGY; the protein is encoded by the coding sequence ATGTTATATCCCAACAGCTCCAGCTTCACCCCAACACCATTCACCCTGAATGGCATCCCAGGTCTGGAGGCCCTTCAtgcctggctctccctccctttctgctccatGTATGTCATCGCCATGGTGGGGAACTGTGGCCTTATGTACCTCATCTGTCGTGAGGAAGCACTGCaccagcccatgtacttctttctgtcCGTGCTGTCTTCCACAGACCTGGTCCTTTGCAGCTGCACGGTGCCTAGAATGCTCTTTCTCTTCTGGTTCAATTTAAGGGAGATCGACTTCAGCACCTGCCTCATCCAGATGTTCTTTGTCCACACCTTCACGGTGATGGAATCCGAGGTCCTCATGCTCATGGCCCTGgatcgctatgtggccatctgctacCCTCTGAGATACTCCACCATCTTGACCAACCCCGTCATCGTCAAGGCTGGGCTGGTCACTTTCCTCAGGGGGGCCGTACTGGTcattcccttcacttttctgaccAAGAGACTCCCCTTCTGCCAGAGCCATGTCATTCCCCACACCTACTGTGACCACATGTCTGTAGCCAAGATATCCTGTGGTAACATCAAAATCAACACAATCTATGGGCTGACGGTTGCCATTCTAATCGGGGGATTTGACATCTTCTGTATTTCTGCATCCTATACCGCGATCCTCAGGGCCGTGATGAGCCTGTCTTCAGCAGAAGCTCAGTACAAAGCATTTAGCACCTGCACTGCTCACATCTCTGCCATCGTCGTCAGCTACGTCCCGGCCTTCTTTACCATCTTCACCCACCGCTTTGGGGGCCACACCATTCCCCATCATGTACACATCATCATTGCCAATGTGTACCTGCTGCTGCCCCCCACAGTGAACCCCATCATCTACGGGGTGAAGACCAAGCAGATCCGTGAAGTGGTGGTCAGGCTGTTGGGTGGGAAAAGGGGATATTAA